One segment of Syngnathus typhle isolate RoL2023-S1 ecotype Sweden linkage group LG9, RoL_Styp_1.0, whole genome shotgun sequence DNA contains the following:
- the slc38a11 gene encoding putative sodium-coupled neutral amino acid transporter 11 isoform X1, translating into MAQQLSNEQGIPLISSQKGTREGRYSMISACFNFVNSIIGSGVIGLPYALNQAGLPFGFLLLIIVAFITDYTIILLIKGGNLSGTTSYQSLVQSTFGFPGFLVLSVLQFLYPFIAMISYNITTGDTLTKVFQRIPGVGPDHILADRHFVIVLSTVLCTLPLSLYRNIGRLGKVSFLSMILTAIIVVIVIIRAATLGPQIPPTEGAWLFAKWNAIQAVGVMSFAFICHHNSFLIYASLEKPTLTNWTRVTHVSVGSSLIISATFALAGYVTFTGYTQGMCEYQHVDFSSTSRTEWLFVVVWQGDIFENYCRNDNLATFGRFCFGLSIIMTFPLECFVTREVVSSSIFGRELSKVEHMSVTVIIVAACTAVSLAYDCLGIVLELSGALSATPLIFIIPSACFIKLSPGRWYHSENLIPAMLIVLGVFVMITGLMLTVLNPQDCSHGVEMFYCRDANFSGTQAPV; encoded by the exons ATGGCTCAGCAG TTAAGCAATGAACAAGGAATCCCTTTAATTTCCTCACAAAAGGGCACAAGGGAAGGAAGATATTCCATGATATCAGCATGCTTTAATTTTGTTAATTCCATCATTGGCTCTGGGGTCATAG GTTTACCGTATGCGTTGAACCAAGCAGGGCTCCCATTTGGATTTTTGCTTCTCATCATTGTTGCCTTTATCACAG ATTACACGATCATCCTACTCATTAAAGGAGGCAACCTGTCTGGGACAACAAGCTATCAATCGCTGGTCCAAAGCACATTTGGTTTTCCAGGATTCCTGGTTTTATCAGTTCTGCAGTTCCTGTATCCGTTTATCG CTATGATCAGCTACAATATAACAACAGGAGACACACTGACCAAAGTGTTTCAGAGAATTCCTGGAG TTGGTCCAGATCACATCTTGGCCGATCGCCATTTTGTCATCGTGCTGTCCACCGTGTTGTGCACGCTGCCTCTCTCACTTTATCGAAATATCGGAAGACTGGGCAAGGTGTCCTTCCTATCGATGATCCTGACAGCAATCATCGTCGTCATTGTAATCATCAGAGCAGCCACCTTGGGACCTCAAAT TCCCCCGACGGAAGGCGCGTGGCTTTTCGCAAAGTGGAACGCAATTCAAGCAGTCGGCGTCATGTCTTTTG CCTTCATCTGTCACCACAACAGCTTTTTAATCTACGCCTCCCTGGAGAAGCCAACGCTAACCAACTGGACTCGGGTCACTCACGTTTCGGTCGGCTCGTCGCTAATAATCAGCGCCACATTCGCCTTGGCAGGTTATGTCACCTTTACGGGCTACACGCAAGGTATGTGTGAATATCAGCATGTTGATTTTTCCTCCACGTCTCGCACTGAATGGCTTTTTGTCGTTGTTTGGCAAGGGGACATATTTGAGAACTACTGCAGAAATGATAACTTGGCAACATTCGGTCGCTTCTGTTTTGGCCTCAGCATCATCATGACGTTTCCACTGGAGTGTTTTGTTACTCGAGAG GTGGTTTCAAGTTCCATATTTGGTCGGGAGCTTTCAAAAGTGGAACACATGTCTGTAACGGTGATCATAGTTGCAGCGTGTACAGCGGTATCGTTGGCCTACGACTGTCTGGGAATCGTTTTGGAGTTGAGT GGTGCCCTGAGTGCCACCCCTCTGATCTTCATCATCCCCTCCGCTTGCTTCATCAAGCTCTCCCCCGGACGCTGGTATCATAGTGAAAACTTGATCCCCGCCATGTTGATTGTTCTTGGGGTGTTTGTCATGATAACCGGATTGATGCTGACGGTCCTCAACCCTCAAGACTGTTCACATGGCGTGGAGATGTTCTACTGCCGTGATGCCAATTTCTCTGGCACTCAAGCGCCCGTATGA
- the slc38a11 gene encoding putative sodium-coupled neutral amino acid transporter 11 isoform X2, translating to MAQQLSNEQGIPLISSQKGTREGRYSMISACFNFVNSIIGSGVIGLPYALNQAGLPFGFLLLIIVAFITDYTIILLIKGGNLSGTTSYQSLVQSTFGFPGFLVLSVLQFLYPFIAMISYNITTGDTLTKVFQRIPGVGPDHILADRHFVIVLSTVLCTLPLSLYRNIGRLGKVSFLSMILTAIIVVIVIIRAATLGPQIPPTEGAWLFAKWNAIQAVGVMSFAFICHHNSFLIYASLEKPTLTNWTRVTHVSVGSSLIISATFALAGYVTFTGYTQGDIFENYCRNDNLATFGRFCFGLSIIMTFPLECFVTREVVSSSIFGRELSKVEHMSVTVIIVAACTAVSLAYDCLGIVLELSGALSATPLIFIIPSACFIKLSPGRWYHSENLIPAMLIVLGVFVMITGLMLTVLNPQDCSHGVEMFYCRDANFSGTQAPV from the exons ATGGCTCAGCAG TTAAGCAATGAACAAGGAATCCCTTTAATTTCCTCACAAAAGGGCACAAGGGAAGGAAGATATTCCATGATATCAGCATGCTTTAATTTTGTTAATTCCATCATTGGCTCTGGGGTCATAG GTTTACCGTATGCGTTGAACCAAGCAGGGCTCCCATTTGGATTTTTGCTTCTCATCATTGTTGCCTTTATCACAG ATTACACGATCATCCTACTCATTAAAGGAGGCAACCTGTCTGGGACAACAAGCTATCAATCGCTGGTCCAAAGCACATTTGGTTTTCCAGGATTCCTGGTTTTATCAGTTCTGCAGTTCCTGTATCCGTTTATCG CTATGATCAGCTACAATATAACAACAGGAGACACACTGACCAAAGTGTTTCAGAGAATTCCTGGAG TTGGTCCAGATCACATCTTGGCCGATCGCCATTTTGTCATCGTGCTGTCCACCGTGTTGTGCACGCTGCCTCTCTCACTTTATCGAAATATCGGAAGACTGGGCAAGGTGTCCTTCCTATCGATGATCCTGACAGCAATCATCGTCGTCATTGTAATCATCAGAGCAGCCACCTTGGGACCTCAAAT TCCCCCGACGGAAGGCGCGTGGCTTTTCGCAAAGTGGAACGCAATTCAAGCAGTCGGCGTCATGTCTTTTG CCTTCATCTGTCACCACAACAGCTTTTTAATCTACGCCTCCCTGGAGAAGCCAACGCTAACCAACTGGACTCGGGTCACTCACGTTTCGGTCGGCTCGTCGCTAATAATCAGCGCCACATTCGCCTTGGCAGGTTATGTCACCTTTACGGGCTACACGCAAG GGGACATATTTGAGAACTACTGCAGAAATGATAACTTGGCAACATTCGGTCGCTTCTGTTTTGGCCTCAGCATCATCATGACGTTTCCACTGGAGTGTTTTGTTACTCGAGAG GTGGTTTCAAGTTCCATATTTGGTCGGGAGCTTTCAAAAGTGGAACACATGTCTGTAACGGTGATCATAGTTGCAGCGTGTACAGCGGTATCGTTGGCCTACGACTGTCTGGGAATCGTTTTGGAGTTGAGT GGTGCCCTGAGTGCCACCCCTCTGATCTTCATCATCCCCTCCGCTTGCTTCATCAAGCTCTCCCCCGGACGCTGGTATCATAGTGAAAACTTGATCCCCGCCATGTTGATTGTTCTTGGGGTGTTTGTCATGATAACCGGATTGATGCTGACGGTCCTCAACCCTCAAGACTGTTCACATGGCGTGGAGATGTTCTACTGCCGTGATGCCAATTTCTCTGGCACTCAAGCGCCCGTATGA